The Leptospira terpstrae serovar Hualin str. LT 11-33 = ATCC 700639 nucleotide sequence ACCATCAATGGAAAAAAGATAGCGGTATTCAAAAAAAGGGACATCCCCTTCAATTTTAGTAAGAGCGACTCGCTGCGCGATAACAAACTCTTCAAAAAGCTTCGGGAAAGGTTGGTAAAAATTCTTCGCCTGAGCAAAATGTCTTATGTAATTAAAATCCGATCCTATGGTTCTTTCAGCTTTATTGATGTTGTATTCAATGAGCCAACCGCGATCAGGATCGGGTTCGTAATCTCTCGTATCATAGGCAATCCCCGCGCGTAGATAATTCAAATTTCCACCATTGATCCCAATGATTTTACCGGAATTGGAATCTTCTGTAATTTTGGAACTATCTTCCGTTGCAGGTACTTTAATACCTGTCAAAGGTTCTCTGGCTTCCGTCGAAGTTCCATCATACCGCCTAACAGAATTTTTCGAAAACTCTACACCACCCCAAACGCGAAACACTTGAAATATCGTTTTATCGGCAGCAAATTGTCCATAAGTAGTCTCAAATTGATAGTCATGGTAGTGTTGGTTCGATGTGAATTCTTTTCCTGGCCCTCGATTTCTCGAATAGGAATTGGCATTTTCGAAATCGGAGTATGTGGCATTACGAGAAATACGGCTACCATCCATATTTCGATCTTTGAAATACAGTGGCTGTAAACTCTCCGTTCCAACTCCAAAATATTGATTATAGAAACTTGCATCATGTCCTACATAGGCCCTTAGCCTGTAAGCAGTATCGGCAAAGTATGGGGCATCCCAAGCAAGATAATTGTTTTGTGTTCCGC carries:
- the omp85 gene encoding Omp85 family outer membrane protein, with translation MFFRNLISVLVIVSTWVSIPLHAEERKSDVPDWIGEFKKLDEKELANKKEGWYATGLPLFGNDAVNGSGLGVLANIFYNGTKSDSSFKYTPYEHMFNVGIYRTNRGTQNNYLAWDAPYFADTAYRLRAYVGHDASFYNQYFGVGTESLQPLYFKDRNMDGSRISRNATYSDFENANSYSRNRGPGKEFTSNQHYHDYQFETTYGQFAADKTIFQVFRVWGGVEFSKNSVRRYDGTSTEAREPLTGIKVPATEDSSKITEDSNSGKIIGINGGNLNYLRAGIAYDTRDYEPDPDRGWLIEYNINKAERTIGSDFNYIRHFAQAKNFYQPFPKLFEEFVIAQRVALTKIEGDVPFFEYRYLFSIDGPFGALGGQNTLRGYRQERFFGPVIGFYNLELRYRVGSFSFWDQFFQLSVVPFYDVGRVWDKLREVNTLNYKHARGVGLRLIWDQATVILLDYAYSKEDQLFYLDIGHTF